The proteins below are encoded in one region of Pirellulales bacterium:
- a CDS encoding GTPase, which yields MAVDFHAWASQIRRLDHALVELQPTASELGVPSPAGAEWYELLVHKLVPQAATPPMLVVAIVGGTNIGKSAIFNHLAGETASAVSPLAAGTKHPVCLVPTGFGGQETLERLFTGFELHRWHAPTDPLEDSPVHRLYWRNGAAVPPRLLLLDTPDIDSDAPVNWQRADIIRQASDVLIAVLTQQKYNDAAVKQFFRKAVEADKPIVVLFNQCDLQADREYWPLWLATFANETGATPELVYVAPYDRQAANEQKLPFYSVGATGRETPAERSSLRDDLAALHFEKIKFRTFRGALARLLDRDEGAAAYLERIRYRAREYASASEALAAAEMARVPWPVVPPQILVGEIRDWWDSQRRPWSRRVHGIYRAVGQGVGWPVVAAWRAMNGPPTDPLITFRAREREAVVEAVEKLLDELERLRRIGNETLRPRLEALLSGSSRAALLQRIETAHAQLPPLDDDYRATLRGELDRWGTENPRAVSFLQSLDHAAAIARPAITVVLLVTGTFVGSEMVGQTALHLAGHTAGNLAAEAAIAGGITVGGEAVVTATSEGVRQTAARLFRRLQTSYAESRAKWLADWLDRELLGGLLADLRAGAELQHSPAFREAVSALAELRAAGE from the coding sequence ATGGCCGTCGACTTTCACGCTTGGGCCTCGCAAATTCGCAGGCTGGACCACGCGCTAGTCGAGTTGCAGCCCACGGCCAGCGAGTTGGGCGTGCCATCGCCCGCCGGAGCCGAGTGGTACGAGCTTTTGGTACACAAGTTGGTGCCGCAAGCGGCCACACCGCCGATGCTTGTCGTGGCGATCGTCGGCGGGACGAACATAGGCAAATCGGCCATCTTCAACCATCTAGCCGGCGAAACAGCCAGCGCCGTCAGCCCGTTGGCAGCTGGCACGAAACATCCGGTCTGTTTGGTGCCTACGGGTTTTGGGGGACAGGAAACACTCGAACGTCTGTTCACGGGTTTTGAGCTGCATCGCTGGCACGCGCCGACCGATCCGCTCGAAGATTCTCCGGTCCACCGGCTGTATTGGCGCAACGGCGCCGCGGTGCCGCCACGGCTGCTGCTGCTGGATACGCCCGACATCGATTCCGACGCCCCCGTGAACTGGCAACGAGCCGACATCATTCGCCAGGCTTCGGATGTTCTGATCGCGGTTCTCACTCAGCAAAAATACAACGATGCCGCGGTCAAGCAATTCTTTCGCAAGGCAGTCGAAGCCGATAAGCCCATCGTTGTGCTGTTCAATCAATGCGACCTGCAGGCCGATCGCGAGTATTGGCCACTTTGGCTGGCAACGTTCGCCAACGAAACCGGCGCCACGCCCGAATTGGTGTATGTTGCCCCCTATGATCGCCAGGCTGCCAACGAGCAAAAGTTACCGTTCTATAGCGTCGGTGCCACCGGCCGAGAAACGCCCGCGGAGCGTAGTTCGCTGCGCGACGACTTAGCGGCACTACATTTCGAGAAGATCAAGTTCCGCACCTTTCGCGGCGCCTTGGCGCGGCTGTTGGATCGTGACGAGGGCGCGGCCGCTTACCTGGAGAGGATCCGCTATCGAGCGCGGGAATACGCGTCGGCCTCCGAGGCCTTGGCAGCCGCCGAAATGGCGCGCGTTCCTTGGCCTGTCGTCCCGCCCCAGATTCTCGTCGGCGAGATACGCGACTGGTGGGACTCGCAACGCCGCCCTTGGTCACGCCGCGTTCACGGCATTTACCGCGCCGTCGGGCAGGGCGTCGGCTGGCCCGTCGTCGCCGCCTGGCGAGCCATGAACGGTCCGCCCACAGATCCTTTGATAACGTTTCGCGCGCGCGAGCGCGAGGCTGTCGTCGAAGCCGTGGAAAAGCTGCTCGACGAATTAGAGCGCTTGCGCCGCATCGGAAACGAAACGCTAAGGCCGCGGCTCGAGGCGTTACTTTCGGGCAGCTCCCGCGCCGCACTCTTGCAGCGCATCGAGACCGCGCACGCGCAACTTCCACCTCTCGATGACGACTATCGGGCTACGCTCCGCGGCGAACTCGACCGCTGGGGCACGGAAAACCCTCGCGCTGTTTCGTTTTTGCAATCGCTCGATCACGCGGCCGCCATCGCCCGTCCCGCGATCACGGTCGTGCTGCTGGTGACCGGCACGTTCGTCGGCAGCGAGATGGTCGGTCAAACCGCGCTGCACCTGGCCGGGCACACGGCCGGCAATCTGGCGGCCGAGGCAGCCATCGCGGGCGGGATTACCGTTGGGGGGGAAGCTGTCGTCACGGCCACTAGCGAAGGCGTGCGTCAAACGGCGGCCCGCCTATTTCGCCGACTGCAAACCAGCTACGCCGAGTCGCGGGCCAAGTGGCTCGCCGATTGGCTCGATCGTGAACTGTTGGGCGGGCTGTTGGCGGATTTGCGCGCGGGGGCAGAATTGCAACACAGCCCGGCCTTTCGCGAAGCGGTCTCGGCGCTGGCCGAGCTCCGCGCGGCAGGCGAGTAA
- the bcp gene encoding thioredoxin-dependent thiol peroxidase has product MGDWLEEGESAPDFTLAADDGKKVKLKDLRGQPVVLYFYPRDDTPGCTKEACAFRDRKKELTKLGAHVLGVSNDDVESHGKFRDKFQLNFPLLADVDRKVTEKYGAWREKNMYGKKSWGIQRSTYLIDAEGKIRKVWKKVSVDGHDDAVIAELKKLTAK; this is encoded by the coding sequence ATGGGCGACTGGCTGGAAGAAGGGGAATCGGCACCGGATTTCACACTCGCGGCGGATGACGGCAAAAAGGTCAAGCTCAAGGACCTGCGCGGACAGCCGGTTGTCCTCTATTTCTATCCCCGCGACGACACGCCCGGCTGCACGAAAGAGGCCTGCGCCTTTCGAGACCGCAAGAAAGAACTGACCAAGCTGGGCGCGCACGTGCTGGGGGTCAGCAACGATGACGTCGAAAGTCACGGGAAGTTTCGCGACAAGTTCCAGCTGAACTTCCCGCTGTTGGCCGATGTCGACCGCAAGGTGACTGAGAAGTACGGCGCTTGGCGCGAGAAAAATATGTACGGCAAGAAATCGTGGGGCATCCAGCGCTCGACGTACCTGATCGATGCCGAGGGAAAAATCCGCAAGGTGTGGAAGAAGGTCTCGGTCGACGGGCATGATGACGCCGTCATCGCCGAGCTCAAAAAGCTGACGGCCAAGTAG
- a CDS encoding bestrophin family ion channel, whose product MIEYKSKNWLGTTCAFYGTVLPNVLGRVGMLTAFCLLLCVLDDYVLKKYGYPLPSLDQLGHTVLGVAMSMLIVFRTNSSNNRYWDGRAMWGALVNGSRNLARLAASYAPPADDLAGLITAYATSVRENLRGSLDIKAISNLVPGRLARRAAAAPNPPTVLAAAISGWIHSRRADGQIDSYQALAMEQVLNNMVDAQGGCERIQKTPLPFVYASLIRQLLFIYLGSLPFVLVGRMGYAAPLVVAVVSFGMFGIEEAGVEIERPFGTDPNCLPLEQICATIARDTVTLCTSAEPYNVAS is encoded by the coding sequence ATGATCGAATACAAATCCAAGAACTGGTTAGGCACGACGTGTGCGTTCTATGGCACCGTGTTGCCAAACGTCCTGGGCCGGGTCGGCATGCTCACGGCTTTTTGTCTGTTGTTGTGCGTGTTGGACGATTACGTTTTGAAAAAGTACGGCTACCCACTCCCTTCGCTCGATCAATTGGGTCATACCGTGTTGGGCGTGGCGATGAGCATGCTCATCGTGTTTCGCACCAATTCGTCGAACAATCGTTATTGGGACGGGCGCGCGATGTGGGGGGCCCTGGTGAATGGCTCGCGTAATCTGGCCCGGCTGGCCGCCAGCTACGCGCCCCCGGCCGACGATCTGGCGGGATTGATCACCGCCTATGCGACGTCGGTCCGTGAGAACTTGCGCGGTTCGCTCGATATCAAAGCAATCTCGAACCTGGTGCCGGGACGGCTGGCGCGGCGGGCTGCGGCGGCCCCCAATCCGCCCACGGTGCTGGCCGCCGCCATTAGCGGCTGGATCCACTCGCGACGTGCCGATGGCCAGATCGACAGCTATCAGGCTTTGGCCATGGAGCAGGTTCTCAATAACATGGTCGACGCTCAAGGCGGCTGCGAAAGGATTCAAAAGACGCCGCTGCCGTTTGTCTATGCATCGCTCATTCGCCAATTGCTGTTCATCTATCTCGGCTCGCTCCCCTTCGTGCTGGTCGGCCGCATGGGGTATGCCGCACCGCTGGTCGTGGCTGTGGTCTCGTTCGGCATGTTCGGCATCGAGGAGGCAGGCGTCGAAATCGAGCGACCGTTTGGCACCGATCCCAATTGCCTGCCGCTGGAGCAGATCTGTGCCACGATTGCCCGCGACACCGTGACGTTGTGCACATCGGCCGAGCCATACAACGTAGCCAGCTAA